Proteins found in one Salinimonas lutimaris genomic segment:
- the pssA gene encoding CDP-diacylglycerol--serine O-phosphatidyltransferase, whose product MTQSKRKGIYLLPNLLTTAGLFSGFFAVVSSMNGRFEAAAVAIFVAMIFDGLDGRVARMTNTQSDFGAEYDSMADMVSFGMAPALVAYNWGLTELGKLGWLAAFIYVAGAALRLARFNTQVGIADKRFFQGLASPASAALVSGLVWVGVEYGANGDDYGWLVALVTSASGLLMVSNFKYNSFKEVNWHGKVPFFALLIILLVFVVVATEPALVLFIVFALYALAGPINTFRTVDKVTLDDVVGDHEEADADFASEDTSDQSKADSASSDNTAKEENKSG is encoded by the coding sequence ATGACACAGAGCAAACGCAAGGGGATTTACCTATTGCCGAACCTGCTAACTACAGCGGGCTTGTTTTCTGGTTTTTTTGCCGTTGTATCATCTATGAACGGTCGCTTTGAGGCGGCCGCAGTAGCGATTTTTGTTGCGATGATTTTCGACGGACTTGACGGGCGTGTTGCTCGTATGACAAATACCCAGAGCGATTTTGGCGCAGAATATGACTCAATGGCAGATATGGTGTCGTTTGGTATGGCGCCCGCGCTGGTGGCATACAACTGGGGGCTGACCGAATTAGGTAAGCTGGGCTGGTTGGCTGCATTTATCTATGTAGCGGGTGCGGCGCTGCGCCTTGCCCGGTTCAATACACAGGTAGGCATTGCTGATAAACGGTTTTTTCAGGGCTTAGCCAGCCCGGCCTCGGCGGCATTGGTATCTGGCCTGGTGTGGGTTGGAGTAGAGTATGGCGCCAATGGAGATGACTATGGCTGGTTAGTGGCACTGGTAACGTCTGCTTCCGGTCTGTTGATGGTCAGTAACTTTAAATACAATTCATTTAAAGAAGTGAACTGGCATGGCAAGGTCCCATTCTTTGCACTTCTGATCATCCTGCTGGTATTTGTTGTAGTGGCAACTGAACCGGCACTGGTCTTGTTTATCGTGTTTGCATTATATGCACTGGCTGGCCCTATCAATACTTTTCGCACTGTTGATAAAGTGACGCTTGATGACGTGGTGGGCGATCATGAAGAAGCTGACGCAGATTTTGCTTCTGAAGATACTTCGGATCAGTCAAAAGCTGATAGCGCATCAAGTGACAACACGGCAAAAGAAGAGAATAAGTCCGGTTAG